The following proteins are encoded in a genomic region of Enterocloster clostridioformis:
- a CDS encoding FeoB-associated Cys-rich membrane protein, which translates to MNLSTLIILVILVLLTGAIVRVMIKDKKSGKGCGGCAGGCGGCAGSSMCHGSHEKAGKGV; encoded by the coding sequence ATGAATCTTTCGACATTAATCATTCTGGTCATATTGGTCCTGCTCACAGGGGCAATCGTCCGTGTCATGATAAAGGACAAGAAGTCAGGCAAGGGATGCGGAGGATGTGCGGGAGGATGCGGAGGTTGCGCGGGTTCCTCTATGTGTCATGGAAGCCATGAGAAGGCTGGGAAAGGGGTTTAG
- a CDS encoding metal-dependent transcriptional regulator → MKIQESAENYLETILMLAREKPYVRSIDIANELGFSKPSVSVAMKNLRQNGYVQMDDQGHITLTPSGQAIADTMYERHTLLSNWLIYLGVDPRTAAEDACRMEHTLSAESFDAIKRHITHGHELPD, encoded by the coding sequence TTGAAAATACAGGAATCAGCAGAGAATTATCTGGAAACCATACTCATGCTGGCCAGGGAAAAGCCCTATGTCCGCTCCATCGACATTGCCAATGAACTTGGGTTCTCCAAGCCCAGTGTCAGCGTGGCCATGAAGAATCTCCGCCAGAACGGGTATGTCCAGATGGACGATCAGGGGCATATCACGCTGACGCCTTCCGGACAGGCCATTGCGGACACCATGTATGAACGCCATACGCTGCTGTCCAACTGGCTGATTTACCTGGGTGTGGACCCCAGGACAGCTGCTGAGGATGCCTGCCGCATGGAACACACCCTGAGCGCTGAAAGCTTTGATGCCATCAAGCGCCACATCACCCACGGCCATGAACTGCCGGATTAG
- a CDS encoding nitroreductase family protein, with protein sequence MLKDLVKQCRSYRRFYQDTAIPYNELADMVDTARLAASASNAQALKFKILCTPEECADIYPYIAWAGALKDWGGPEEGERPSAYIVIACDLAIGKNKQWDDGITAQTIMLAAVEKGYGGCMIGSCMRSEIGRLLGLDPEHYSIDLVLALGKPREEVVLVPVKEDGSTAYYRDGNQVHYVPKRSLEDILL encoded by the coding sequence ATGCTCAAAGACCTTGTTAAACAATGCCGCTCTTACAGAAGATTCTATCAGGATACCGCCATCCCATACAATGAACTGGCTGATATGGTGGATACGGCCCGTCTGGCCGCTTCTGCCTCCAATGCCCAGGCCCTCAAATTCAAGATTCTGTGCACACCGGAGGAATGCGCCGATATCTACCCGTATATTGCCTGGGCGGGCGCCCTGAAGGATTGGGGCGGACCAGAGGAGGGCGAGAGACCCTCCGCCTACATCGTCATTGCCTGTGACCTGGCTATCGGAAAAAACAAGCAGTGGGATGACGGAATCACGGCCCAGACCATCATGCTGGCTGCCGTGGAAAAGGGATACGGCGGATGTATGATTGGCAGCTGCATGCGGTCAGAGATTGGCCGGCTCCTGGGACTTGATCCGGAGCATTACAGCATAGACCTGGTGCTGGCCCTTGGAAAGCCCAGGGAAGAAGTAGTCCTGGTGCCGGTAAAGGAAGATGGATCCACTGCGTACTACCGCGACGGGAATCAGGTTCACTATGTTCCCAAACGCAGCCTGGAGGACATCCTTCTGTGA
- a CDS encoding heavy metal translocating P-type ATPase yields the protein MTKKQKAMLSRIIAAFIIYITLAVSDHMEILPEWLGLWGKMALYLIPYVLIGLDVVYRAFRNIRNGQVFDENFLMTVATFGAFGVGEYSEAVAVMLFYQVGELFQSYAVNRSRQSITELMDICPEYANIEEDGQLKQVNPDDVQVGDIIVVKSGERIPLDGKVVFGDSMVDTSALTGESVPRKVAEGDDIISGCVNGSGLLRVQVAKEFDDSTVAKILELVENASSKKAHVENFITRFARYYTPLVVMGAVLLAVIPPLFFGQTWSEGVRRACTFLVISCPCALVISVPMSFFSGIGAASKKGVLIKGSNYLEALSEMDTIVFDKTGTLTKGEFKVTEIHAVAGSPVPEASEVPRTRVWAASQPSDEKKRSLLELAALAESYSDHPISRSIKDAWGDTMDLNRVSNAREISGHGVRAEIDGHTVLAGNSKLMKEMNVQYQECTSMGTVVYVALDGVYCGYIVISDSIKDEALEAIRNLKKVGVRRTIMLTGDKKEVGEAVAARLGLDEVHAELLPGDKVAKVEELLSRQTGKHRLAFVGDGINDAPVLSRADVGIAMGSMGSDAAIEAADIVLMDDNPARIADVVRISRKTLSIVKQNIAFALGVKAVVLLMGAAGAANMWEAVFADVGVSVIAILNAMRALSL from the coding sequence ATGACTAAGAAACAAAAGGCAATGCTGTCCCGTATCATAGCAGCCTTCATCATTTACATTACCCTGGCAGTGTCAGACCACATGGAGATTTTGCCGGAATGGCTTGGGCTGTGGGGAAAGATGGCTTTGTACCTAATTCCCTATGTTCTGATTGGATTGGATGTTGTATACAGGGCATTCCGCAATATCCGAAACGGCCAGGTTTTTGATGAGAATTTCCTGATGACAGTGGCTACCTTCGGCGCCTTTGGCGTGGGGGAATATTCGGAAGCTGTGGCGGTTATGCTGTTTTATCAGGTGGGCGAACTGTTCCAGAGCTACGCGGTGAACCGTTCCAGGCAGTCCATCACTGAGCTTATGGATATCTGCCCGGAGTATGCCAACATAGAGGAGGATGGGCAGTTAAAGCAGGTGAACCCGGACGACGTACAGGTGGGAGATATCATCGTGGTCAAGTCCGGGGAGAGAATTCCTCTTGACGGCAAAGTCGTGTTTGGGGACTCCATGGTGGATACCTCAGCGCTGACCGGTGAGTCCGTGCCACGTAAGGTAGCGGAGGGAGACGACATCATCAGCGGCTGTGTCAACGGCAGCGGCCTTCTGCGGGTGCAGGTCGCAAAGGAGTTTGATGATTCCACCGTGGCAAAGATTCTGGAGCTGGTGGAGAATGCCAGCAGCAAAAAAGCCCATGTGGAAAACTTCATCACCCGGTTTGCCAGATATTATACCCCTCTGGTGGTGATGGGAGCCGTGCTCCTGGCTGTGATTCCGCCCCTGTTCTTTGGCCAGACCTGGTCTGAGGGCGTCAGAAGGGCCTGCACCTTTCTGGTAATCTCCTGCCCGTGCGCCCTGGTGATTTCCGTGCCTATGAGCTTCTTCTCAGGCATCGGCGCTGCTTCCAAAAAGGGCGTGCTCATCAAGGGAAGCAACTATCTGGAGGCTCTGTCTGAGATGGATACCATTGTCTTTGATAAGACAGGTACGCTGACCAAGGGAGAATTCAAGGTGACTGAGATTCACGCAGTGGCCGGCAGCCCTGTCCCGGAGGCGTCTGAGGTGCCGCGGACCAGGGTGTGGGCGGCCAGCCAGCCTTCCGATGAGAAAAAGCGTTCCCTGCTGGAACTGGCGGCACTGGCGGAAAGTTATTCAGACCACCCCATCTCACGCTCCATCAAGGATGCGTGGGGAGATACCATGGACCTGAACCGTGTCAGCAATGCCCGGGAGATATCCGGCCATGGAGTGCGGGCGGAGATTGACGGTCATACCGTACTGGCCGGCAACAGCAAGCTGATGAAAGAAATGAATGTGCAGTATCAGGAATGCACCAGCATGGGCACGGTTGTGTATGTGGCTCTGGACGGCGTGTACTGCGGATATATCGTCATATCGGATTCAATCAAGGATGAGGCATTGGAGGCAATCAGGAATCTTAAAAAGGTGGGTGTCAGAAGGACAATCATGCTCACCGGAGACAAGAAAGAGGTAGGGGAAGCAGTGGCGGCCAGGCTGGGACTGGATGAGGTCCACGCGGAGCTCCTTCCGGGAGACAAGGTGGCAAAGGTTGAGGAGCTGCTGTCACGGCAGACAGGAAAGCACAGGCTGGCCTTTGTGGGAGACGGAATCAATGACGCGCCTGTTCTCTCCAGGGCGGATGTGGGAATTGCCATGGGAAGCATGGGATCAGATGCAGCCATCGAGGCGGCGGATATTGTGCTTATGGACGATAACCCTGCCAGAATCGCGGATGTGGTCCGCATATCGCGAAAGACCCTGTCCATTGTAAAGCAGAACATCGCCTTTGCGCTGGGGGTCAAGGCAGTGGTGCTCTTAATGGGCGCCGCGGGCGCGGCCAATATGTGGGAGGCAGTGTTCGCGGATGTGGGCGTGTCGGTCATTGCCATACTAAACGCAATGAGAGCCCTGTCACTGTAA
- a CDS encoding cation transporter: MKKKFKLQDLDCANCAAKMEEAIKKIEGVSDATVSFMTQKMTIEADDSRFDEIMKEVVSVCRKVEPDCVIQL; this comes from the coding sequence ATGAAGAAGAAATTCAAACTGCAGGACCTGGATTGTGCCAACTGCGCAGCCAAGATGGAGGAAGCAATCAAGAAGATTGAGGGAGTCTCAGATGCAACGGTAAGCTTCATGACCCAGAAGATGACCATAGAAGCAGATGACAGCAGGTTCGATGAAATTATGAAGGAAGTAGTGTCTGTATGCAGGAAGGTGGAGCCTGACTGCGTGATCCAGCTTTAA
- a CDS encoding ArsR/SmtB family transcription factor — MAMNDVECCDFYQVHEDVVRAVNDKMPDEDKLYDLAEIFKVFGDSTRIKILYVLFEAEMCVCDIAQLLNMNQSAISHQLRILKQNRLVKSRRDGKAVFYSLADSHVRTIINQGMEHIEE; from the coding sequence ATGGCAATGAATGATGTGGAATGCTGCGATTTTTACCAGGTTCATGAGGATGTGGTAAGGGCAGTCAATGACAAGATGCCGGATGAGGATAAGCTATATGACCTGGCGGAGATATTCAAGGTGTTTGGGGATTCCACCAGGATCAAGATATTGTATGTGCTCTTTGAGGCGGAGATGTGTGTCTGCGACATTGCGCAGCTGCTTAATATGAACCAGTCAGCCATATCACACCAGCTGAGAATCCTTAAGCAGAACCGCCTGGTTAAGAGCCGCAGGGACGGCAAGGCCGTATTCTATTCGCTGGCGGACAGCCATGTGAGGACCATCATCAACCAGGGTATGGAGCATATAGAGGAATAG
- the aspS gene encoding aspartate--tRNA ligase — MAESMVGLKRTHRCTEVTTAHIGQEVTVMGWVQKSRNKGGIIFVDLRDRSGILQIIFEENDCGAESFAKAEKLRSEFVVAVTGRVEARSGAVNTNLATGAIEIRANSMRILSESETPPFPIEENSKTKEELRLKYRFLDLRRPDIQRNLMIRSRVATLTRAFLASEGFLEIETPTLIKSTPEGARDYLVPSRVHPGSFYALPQSPQLFKQLLMCSGYDRYFQLARCYRDEDLRADRQPEFTQIDMELSFVDVDDVLDVNERLLKKLFKEICNFDVQLPIPRMTWQEAMDRFGSDKPDLRFGMELKNVSEAVKGCEFAVFKGALENGGSVRGINARGQGHMPRKKIDALVEYAKGFGAKGLAYVAISEDGTFKSSFAKFMKDEEMNALIKVMDGKPGDLLLFAADRDKVVFDVLGNLRLELARQLDLLKKDDFKFLWVTEFPLLEYSEEEDRYVAMHHPFTMPMDEDLQYIDTDPGRVRAKAYDIVLNGVEMGGGSVRIHQADIQSKMFEVLGFTPERAKEQFGFLLEAFKYGVPPHAGLAYGLDRVVMLMVGADSIRDVIAFPKVKDASCLMTEAPGQVDEKQLEELHIAVAAEEEQYHI; from the coding sequence ATGGCAGAATCAATGGTTGGGTTAAAGCGTACCCATAGATGTACGGAAGTGACCACTGCCCACATCGGTCAGGAAGTGACCGTTATGGGATGGGTCCAGAAGAGCAGGAATAAGGGCGGCATCATCTTTGTGGATTTGAGGGACCGCTCCGGCATCCTTCAGATTATATTTGAGGAAAATGACTGCGGCGCAGAGAGCTTTGCAAAGGCGGAAAAGCTGAGGAGCGAGTTCGTAGTTGCCGTTACAGGACGGGTGGAGGCCCGCTCCGGCGCGGTAAATACCAATCTGGCCACAGGAGCCATAGAAATCAGGGCCAATTCCATGCGCATTCTTTCCGAGTCCGAGACACCTCCCTTCCCCATTGAGGAGAACAGCAAGACAAAGGAAGAGCTGCGCCTGAAATACCGTTTCCTGGATTTGAGAAGACCGGATATCCAGAGAAATCTTATGATTAGGAGCCGGGTGGCTACCCTGACCAGAGCTTTTCTGGCATCTGAGGGATTCCTTGAGATTGAGACTCCCACCCTGATTAAGAGTACGCCTGAGGGGGCCAGGGATTATCTGGTACCCAGCCGCGTGCATCCTGGTTCCTTCTACGCCCTGCCCCAGTCACCGCAGCTGTTCAAGCAGCTTCTCATGTGTTCCGGTTATGACCGCTATTTCCAGCTGGCCCGCTGCTACCGCGATGAGGACCTGAGGGCAGACCGTCAGCCTGAATTCACACAGATTGACATGGAGCTGTCCTTTGTGGATGTGGACGATGTGCTGGATGTAAATGAGCGCCTGTTAAAGAAGCTGTTTAAGGAAATCTGCAATTTTGATGTGCAGCTGCCCATTCCCCGCATGACCTGGCAGGAGGCCATGGACCGCTTTGGCTCTGATAAGCCGGACCTGCGTTTTGGTATGGAGCTTAAGAATGTTTCGGAGGCGGTTAAGGGCTGTGAGTTCGCGGTGTTTAAGGGCGCCCTGGAAAATGGCGGCAGCGTCCGCGGCATTAATGCCCGGGGACAGGGACATATGCCCCGTAAAAAGATAGACGCTCTGGTGGAGTATGCCAAGGGCTTTGGCGCCAAGGGACTTGCCTATGTGGCAATCAGCGAGGACGGCACCTTCAAGTCCTCCTTTGCAAAGTTCATGAAGGATGAGGAAATGAATGCCCTGATTAAGGTCATGGACGGAAAGCCGGGCGACCTGCTGCTGTTTGCCGCTGACCGGGATAAGGTGGTATTTGATGTCCTGGGCAACCTGCGTCTGGAACTGGCCAGACAGCTGGATTTGCTTAAGAAGGATGACTTTAAGTTCCTGTGGGTGACAGAGTTCCCGCTTCTGGAATATTCAGAGGAAGAGGACCGTTACGTGGCCATGCACCATCCGTTCACCATGCCCATGGATGAAGATTTACAGTATATTGATACGGATCCCGGCAGGGTTCGCGCCAAGGCTTATGATATCGTCCTGAACGGCGTGGAGATGGGAGGCGGTTCCGTGCGTATCCACCAGGCCGATATCCAGTCCAAGATGTTTGAAGTGCTGGGCTTTACGCCTGAGAGAGCCAAGGAGCAGTTCGGCTTTCTTCTGGAGGCATTTAAGTATGGTGTTCCGCCCCACGCAGGCCTGGCATATGGCCTGGACCGTGTGGTGATGTTAATGGTGGGAGCTGACAGTATCCGCGACGTTATCGCGTTCCCTAAGGTGAAGGATGCTTCCTGTCTGATGACGGAGGCGCCTGGACAGGTGGATGAGAAACAGCTGGAGGAGCTGCATATTGCGGTTGCGGCTGAGGAAGAGCAGTATCATATATAG
- the hisS gene encoding histidine--tRNA ligase — MALAKKPVTGMRDITPAEMQIREYVMNQIKETYKSFGFTQIETPCVEHIGNLTSKQGGDNEKLIFKILKRGDKLNLEGAKEENDLVDSGLRYDLTLPLSRYYANNAANLPSPFKALQMGSVWRADRPQKGRFRQFVQCDIDILGDATSLAEIELILATTTALGRICPDNGFTVRINDRGILRGMALYCGFPEESMDQVFITLDKMDKIGYEGVEKELLESGYCPESVSKYLDMLKNVTKDAAGVRALGQMLSEVMPANVSEGLAHIMDTVAEVAEADFGLEFDPTLVRGMSYYTGTIFEVSMEGFGGSVAGGGRYDKMIGKFTGMETPACGFSIGFERIVTILMDNGFTVPGASASKAFLFEKGVDSARLAAVIREAMEERKKGVRVLVAQMNKNKKFQKEQLGREGYTEFKEFYKESLKN, encoded by the coding sequence ATGGCATTAGCAAAGAAGCCGGTCACCGGCATGAGAGATATCACGCCTGCTGAGATGCAGATTCGTGAGTACGTGATGAATCAAATCAAAGAGACCTATAAAAGCTTTGGATTTACCCAGATAGAGACACCCTGCGTAGAGCACATCGGGAACCTGACCAGCAAACAGGGCGGAGATAATGAGAAGCTGATTTTCAAGATACTGAAAAGAGGGGACAAGCTTAACCTGGAAGGGGCAAAGGAAGAGAATGACCTGGTGGACAGCGGCCTGCGCTATGACCTGACCCTCCCCCTTTCCCGCTATTACGCCAACAATGCAGCCAACCTGCCAAGTCCCTTCAAGGCGCTTCAGATGGGAAGCGTGTGGCGCGCGGACCGCCCCCAGAAGGGCCGTTTCCGCCAGTTTGTTCAGTGTGACATCGATATTCTGGGAGATGCCACCAGCCTGGCTGAAATTGAGCTGATTCTGGCCACCACCACTGCCCTTGGAAGAATCTGCCCGGACAACGGCTTTACTGTCCGTATCAATGACAGGGGCATCCTGCGGGGCATGGCCCTGTACTGCGGTTTTCCGGAGGAGTCCATGGACCAGGTATTTATTACCCTGGACAAGATGGATAAGATTGGGTATGAAGGCGTGGAGAAGGAGCTTCTGGAATCCGGCTATTGTCCGGAGAGCGTAAGCAAATATCTGGACATGCTTAAGAACGTGACAAAGGATGCAGCCGGGGTAAGGGCCCTGGGACAGATGCTCTCAGAGGTGATGCCCGCCAATGTAAGCGAGGGCCTGGCCCACATCATGGACACGGTGGCTGAGGTGGCTGAGGCTGACTTCGGCCTGGAGTTCGACCCCACGCTGGTCAGGGGCATGTCATATTATACAGGGACTATTTTCGAGGTCTCCATGGAGGGCTTTGGCGGTTCCGTGGCAGGCGGCGGCCGCTACGATAAGATGATTGGAAAGTTTACAGGCATGGAGACACCGGCCTGCGGATTCTCCATAGGCTTTGAGCGCATTGTAACCATCCTTATGGACAATGGCTTTACCGTGCCCGGCGCTTCTGCCAGTAAGGCGTTTCTCTTTGAGAAGGGCGTGGACAGCGCCAGGCTGGCAGCTGTAATCCGCGAGGCCATGGAAGAGAGAAAGAAGGGCGTACGGGTTCTGGTTGCCCAGATGAATAAGAACAAGAAGTTCCAGAAGGAACAGCTGGGCAGGGAAGGGTATACGGAGTTTAAGGAATTTTATAAGGAAAGCCTGAAGAATTAA
- the hemZ gene encoding coproporphyrinogen dehydrogenase HemZ gives MIGLLIQDNRYEQDIRELLMSFYPGEAYAHEVKDGVDFYVETRLGDGTVSVCIWENGAASEDLSGNGTVMEPGKDQAPSRPEGLKGWKLSDSRTRPSDLSDHSATKNVIKKMFYLMLAARTGKEMPWGSLTGIRPTKIALTRLEEGWKEEDIRSFMKETYLASDDKIDLSIEIAAREKKLLEPLDYERGYSLYVGIPFCPTTCLYCSFTSYPIEKWRGRTGLYLEALFKELEYTARKMEGRPLDTVYFGGGTPTSLPAEDLEALLSRLEQLFDLSRVLEFTVEAGRPDSITPDKLKVLRDHGITRISINPQTMNQKTLDLIGRHHTVEMVKERFYMARELGFDNINMDLIMGLPEENMDDVRRTLEEVRALGPDSLTVHSLAIKRAARLNMFREEYGGLKIQNTPEMIELSAACAREMGMEPYYLYRQKNMAGNFENVGYSLPGKACIYNILIMEEMQTIAACGAGTTTKVVFPSENRRERCENVKEVEQYISRIDEMIQRKERIL, from the coding sequence ATGATTGGACTTTTAATACAGGATAACCGGTACGAACAGGACATCAGAGAACTTCTGATGTCCTTTTATCCAGGTGAGGCTTATGCCCATGAGGTAAAAGACGGGGTGGACTTTTACGTGGAGACACGGCTGGGAGATGGCACGGTTTCCGTCTGTATATGGGAAAATGGAGCCGCCTCAGAGGACTTAAGCGGGAACGGGACCGTGATGGAGCCGGGAAAAGATCAGGCCCCATCACGGCCGGAGGGGTTAAAGGGCTGGAAGTTATCGGATTCCCGCACCCGTCCCTCGGACCTTTCGGACCATTCCGCCACCAAGAATGTCATAAAGAAAATGTTTTACCTCATGCTGGCGGCGCGCACGGGCAAGGAAATGCCCTGGGGTTCCCTCACCGGCATCCGCCCCACCAAGATAGCCCTTACCAGGCTGGAGGAAGGCTGGAAGGAGGAGGATATCCGTTCTTTTATGAAGGAGACCTACCTTGCCAGCGATGATAAGATAGATTTGAGCATTGAGATTGCCGCCAGGGAGAAAAAACTTCTGGAACCATTGGACTATGAGCGGGGCTACAGCCTGTATGTGGGGATACCATTCTGCCCCACCACCTGTCTGTACTGTTCCTTTACCTCCTATCCCATTGAAAAATGGAGGGGGCGTACAGGTCTTTATCTGGAGGCGTTGTTTAAGGAGCTGGAATATACGGCCCGGAAGATGGAGGGAAGGCCCCTGGACACGGTCTATTTCGGCGGAGGCACCCCCACGTCCCTTCCCGCGGAGGATTTGGAAGCCCTTTTAAGCAGGCTGGAGCAGCTCTTTGACCTGAGCCGCGTGCTGGAGTTTACAGTGGAGGCCGGAAGGCCGGACAGCATTACCCCGGACAAGCTTAAGGTGCTGAGAGACCACGGCATTACCCGTATTTCCATTAATCCCCAGACCATGAACCAGAAAACCCTGGACCTCATTGGGCGCCACCACACCGTGGAGATGGTGAAGGAGCGTTTTTACATGGCCCGGGAGCTGGGATTTGACAACATCAACATGGATCTGATTATGGGGCTTCCAGAGGAGAATATGGATGATGTGCGGCGCACATTGGAGGAGGTACGGGCTCTAGGCCCGGATTCCCTTACGGTCCATTCCCTGGCCATCAAGAGGGCGGCCAGGCTCAACATGTTCAGGGAGGAGTACGGCGGGCTGAAGATTCAGAACACCCCGGAGATGATCGAGCTCAGCGCTGCCTGCGCCCGTGAGATGGGTATGGAGCCCTATTATCTGTACCGCCAGAAAAACATGGCCGGTAATTTTGAGAATGTAGGGTACTCCCTGCCCGGCAAAGCCTGTATCTACAACATCCTTATCATGGAGGAGATGCAGACCATAGCTGCCTGCGGCGCGGGAACCACCACCAAGGTGGTATTTCCTTCTGAGAACCGCAGGGAACGCTGCGAGAATGTAAAGGAAGTGGAGCAGTACATCAGCAGGATTGACGAGATGATACAGCGCAAGGAGCGCATCCTTTAA
- a CDS encoding MBL fold metallo-hydrolase, with product MSDIRIKTCVLGQVSTNCYLVYDEQAKEGVVIDPADNAPYILNMCSELGINLTAVLLTHGHFDHIMAVPDVLRAFRVKVYAYETEENMLADTKLNMTGGFRGPQTSLHADVLLHDGQELELLGTRWKVLFTPGHTAGSCCFYLPDEGIVFAGDTLFCGSYGRTDLPTGNTIRIVSSIVDVLFKLPDDTMVYTGHGDPTTIGFEKKGNPVLTVRDNILRVKGPDAFKQE from the coding sequence ATGAGCGATATTAGGATTAAGACATGTGTACTGGGACAGGTGAGTACCAACTGTTATCTGGTTTATGATGAGCAGGCCAAGGAGGGGGTGGTCATTGACCCGGCTGACAACGCTCCCTATATTCTGAATATGTGCAGCGAGCTGGGAATCAATCTCACGGCAGTCCTGCTGACCCACGGCCATTTTGACCATATCATGGCTGTGCCGGATGTGCTCAGGGCATTCCGGGTAAAGGTCTATGCATATGAGACAGAGGAAAATATGCTGGCCGATACAAAGCTTAATATGACCGGAGGATTCAGAGGCCCGCAGACCAGCCTTCATGCGGATGTGCTTCTCCATGACGGACAGGAGCTGGAGCTTTTGGGAACCAGGTGGAAGGTGCTGTTCACACCGGGACATACCGCAGGCTCCTGCTGCTTCTATCTGCCGGATGAGGGCATTGTCTTTGCAGGCGATACCCTGTTTTGCGGTTCCTATGGCAGGACAGACCTGCCCACAGGGAATACGATTCGTATTGTCAGCTCCATTGTGGACGTACTGTTTAAACTGCCGGATGATACCATGGTGTATACAGGACACGGAGATCCCACCACCATCGGGTTTGAGAAGAAGGGGAATCCCGTGCTTACGGTAAGAGACAACATCCTCCGGGTAAAAGGCCCGGATGCCTTCAAACAGGAATAA